A DNA window from Arachis hypogaea cultivar Tifrunner chromosome 18, arahy.Tifrunner.gnm2.J5K5, whole genome shotgun sequence contains the following coding sequences:
- the LOC112769628 gene encoding cyanidin 3-O-galactoside 2''-O-xylosyltransferase FGGT1-like — MNSKLMTEASSLHLAMYPWLAMGHLTPFLHLSNKLANRDHRISFFIPKRTISKLQHLNLHPHLITFIPITVPHVHGLPYEAETTADVSPSSITHLATAIDLTHNDIELLLKDLKPQIVIFDFQHWLPNIARNHGIKCIQYAIVNPATVAYFASPARLHQGRNITELDLKKPPSPDFPDASSIDLRAHELRNMVAVSKREFGSGVLFFDRLGTGADLSDAVAFKICREIEGPYVDYLESQYKKLVILAGPLLPEQPNTALDEKWESWLSNFKSGFLFLAAIKTPAGFNSMEEVLPEGFKERNKEKSVVHGGWVPQQLLLGHPNVGCFITHCGGSSVTEALVNECQIVLLPGPYSDHVINARILGRKMKVRVEVEKGKEDGLFSKESVCKAVKIVMDDGNEVGREIRDNHTKHRHPLFLHHVAIIHRTKLPSRRPPQSCLSGRVLPHVSLHHDTTTPTIVSASVEARHRLLPDGLPPAHHRAYCDSALRD; from the exons ATGAACAGCAAGCTCATGACTGAAGCTTCTTCTCTGCACTTAGCAATGTATCCATGGCTTGCCATGGGGCACCTCACCCCATTTCTTCATCTCTCCAACAAGCTTGCAAATAGAGACCACAGAATCTCTTTCTTCATTCCCAAAAGAACAATCTCAAAGCTTCAACACCTAAACCTCCACCCACACCTCATCACCTTCATCCCTATCACTGTTCCTCACGTCCATGGCCTTCCATATGAAGCTGAAACTACTGCAGATGTTTCCCCCTCCTCAATCACACACTTAGCCACCGCCATTGACCTCACACACAATGACATAGAGCTTCTCCTCAAGGATCTAAAACCACAAATCGTTATCTTTGATTTCCAACACTGGCTTCCAAACATTGCAAGAAACCATGGCATCAAGTGTATCCAATACGCCATAGTTAACCCAGCTACTGTAGCTTACTTTGCATCCCCAGCAAGATTGCACCAAGGAAGAAACATAACCGAATTAGATCTCAAGAAACCGCCATCTCCAGATTTCCCTGATGCTTCTTCAATCGATCTTCGTGCCCACGAGCTTCGAAACATGGTTGCAGTAAGCAAACGGGAATTCGGAAGCGGTGTTCTCTTCTTTGATAGGCTCGGCACCGGTGCGGATTTATCAGATGCAGTTGCATTCAAAATTTGCAGAGAAATTGAAGGTCCTTACGTGGATTATCTTGAATCCCAATACAAAAAACTCGTTATTCTAGCGGGTCCTCTTTTACCTGAACAACCAAACACTGCCTTGGATGAAAAATGGGAATCATGGCTTAGTAATTTCAAATCCG GTTTTCTGTTTCTTGCGGCAATTAAAACCCCTGCGGGGTTTAATTCCATGGAAGAAGTGTTACCGGAAGGGTTCAAAGAGAGGAATAAAGAAAAAAGTGTTGTACACGGTGGATGGGTGCCCCAACAATTGTTATTGGGGCATCCTAATGTTGGGTGCTTCATAACACACTGTGGAGGAAGTTCTGTGACAGAGGCACTTGTGAATGAGTGCCAGATTGTGTTGTTGCCGGGGCCGTACAGCGACCATGTGATAAATGCAAGAATTCTGGGAAGGAAAATGAAGGTTAGGGTGGAAGTGGAAAAAGGCAAAGAAGATGGGTTGTTTAGCAAAGAGAGTGTGTGCAAGGCTGTTAAGATTGTAATGGATGATGGGAATGAAGTTGGAAGAGAAATCAGAGATAATCATACCAAA CACCGGCACCCCCTCTTCCTCCATCATGTTGCCATCATCCACCGCACCAAGCTCCCCTCGCGTCGCCCTCCTCAATCGTGCCTCAGTGGGCGCGTCCTCCCTCATGTCTCTCTCCACCATGATACAACGACCCCGACCATAGTTAGCGCGAGCGTTGAAGCTCGCCACCGTTTGCTGCCCGATGGCCTCCCCCCTGCTCACCACCGGGCATATTGCGATTCTGCTCTCCGCGACTGA
- the LOC140181253 gene encoding uncharacterized protein, translated as MRYAQRGKVLDKGDSSTVAVLVAAVVLAAAYTIPGGSENGTPVFFGSRVFLFFIVTDVVALVSSLASVVMFLSILTSPFELWDFYKSLPRKLNLGFALLFFSLVCTMLAFTATVLLTIQLENTKWTSVLFYCAGFLPVAIFAWMQFPLYMTLQKLIRRLYNGVKQVVANYIDQLFQKT; from the exons atgc GATATGCACAAAGAGGCAAAGTGCTGGATAAAGGAGACAGCTCCACAGTAGCAGTTCTTGTTGCCGCAGTTGTCTTGGCTGCTGCCTACACAATCCCAGGTGGGAGTGAAAACGGCACACCAGTGTTCTTTGGCTCAcgagtcttcctcttcttcattgTCACAGATGTTGTAGCCCTTGTGAGCTCACTTGCCTCAGTGGTGATGTTCCTTTCAATCCTAACATCGCCATTCGAGCTATGGGATTTCTACAAGTCCCTCCCAAGAAAACTCAATCTGGGATTTGCACTGTTGTTCTTCTCATTGGTGTGCACAATGCTGGCATTCACCGCAACCGTTTTGCTGACAATTCAGTTGGAGAACACAAAATGGACTTCTGTTTTGTTCTATTGTGCTGGATTCCTTCCTGTGGCTATATTTGCATGGATGCAATTCCCACTCTATATGACTCTTCAAAAGTTAATTAGGAGGCTTTACAACGGTGTTAAGCAAGTGGTTGCCAATTACATTGATCAATTATTTCAAAAGACATAA